Below is a window of Populus trichocarpa isolate Nisqually-1 chromosome 3, P.trichocarpa_v4.1, whole genome shotgun sequence DNA.
gataaaaagatgaaaaagcccTTGTAAggaagctttaatttttttgatcatAGGAGTATCcaagtaattttactatattaaaaaataaaatttcaataaagcCCCTCCACTAACCAATTATTACAAAAACAGtaactataaaaatatcaaaataccccTAACCAttaatgaaaaagataatttttttaaaggtaatctagttattttactgtgcacaaaataaaagaatgaaaatttcCTGATACGACCTTCAAACATTTTGATTCCAAAGAAAGGTAATCATTTCACTTTACATAACATATTTAAAAggataaatatatctttattaatatggaaataacaaatgaatcctataaaattacaaaaatacctCCAATAGCTAGGCATTTGGATGGTTTTTAGAGgggtaaaatagaaaaaaatactttagacTATCAACATTGTTTTTCGCATGTGTTTTagtatttcttaatatatacttataatataattataattggtGGAGGGAATTCAAGGAGGTGGTCCATTGCAATTTTTCAGGAACAAGGAATAGTTGGTTTCAAGCTATCTTTCAATCACTTAGGCATCCAATTCCATTATAtgttttgacaaataacaaCGACAATATTGACGGATAATATTACACCGCTACTTTTCGCCGGAAATAGCACCAgaaaattttataagttttgtGTGTGTACCAGAAAATTGTAGATTCCTATCAATATTTCTGTTTCCATGCTTACAAGTCAAAAAGTTTAAGTAAAGAAGCCaagacagataaaaaaaaatccatacttTAATAGAAAAAGTTCTTGAAGGTAAGCAGTGAATTTTAATGGGATGTTATTATTTTAGTCATGATTGGCAGGGTGGGAGATcgctaaaatttatttatttatttattttaattgttttgatgtgttgatgttaaaaataaattttaaaaaaataaatatatttttaatgaatttccagtgacatgttttttcaaaaataactgCCTTCCGAACACCACTTCGTCTGGAACGATATTGTCATCCAGCATTAGCAGACAATGTGAAAGCAACCTGATTTTATTCCTGCGGAATAATGTCGGCTGAATTGTCTTTCTATATTGCTTAATTTACCATGATATACTTCTTGTCAGTAGTATATAGCAAATTTAATGTATGGTGACTGGTAGAGTTACTGTAGCTCGGCACTTCTGCTAAGCTATTAATGATCATAATTTTCAACATCAAACTAAAGATACAAAGCACTAGTGATTACTGCTGGCAAACCGAGTACTGAAAATGTGAACTTCTTTTTTATGGTTCGTTGTTCAAAAACTGGAACCTCACACACACAAGCACGTGAATTGAAAGATACAAAGATCGGTGTTTGCTGTTTAAGTATCCTGGAAATCGAGCGAGAGGTTAAGATACAAAGGGAAACTGAACGGGACAGATTATTTATTATAGAATATTTCCATATAGGAAATGGTGATCATTGGGAGGTTAAGATGTATGCAGGGAACTGTAAAATGGAACAAATTCTTGTGGCAGACAGAGTGATTTTTATAGGCCGATTCTGACAGGATTCCGACGAAGAAAATCTGTTTTCCCCGAGATGGAGAAtagacaggaaaaaaaagagaaagtgagAGAGGGACTTGATCAGTGAACTCAGATTCTTAATGTGTAGGAAACAGCTTATGAAATTAGATAGTGTTGGTTTTgctgtaaataaaataaagtcacCTCTAGCATGCCATTTAAAAGCTTTAGGTTCTATCAGCCATCAACCCCATACAAGAGCAAACATTCTGAAAATCATGCAGGGGTTTGACATTTTCGAGAAGCTTgaggacaaagaaaataaagaaatactaATCGGACCGCGCTATCATCACCTGTTGCATTGAGGTTGGGTCAGTCGTGTATGGATTCTTGTCACCATAAGCATTCTAAATTTGTTTAAGAGACTATAAAAGCCGATATATCCTTATGGCGGCAGGATCAGAATTCAGAATCATTCATCCCACATTTTTCCATGTCTTGTATCTCATTCACCATCCACTGTATGCTGGTGGAATGCATTAGTGCATCCCACAAGAATTTCTGGAAAAAGCTTATTAGATGGAACATGGTTGGCTAGTGTTATTCACGACTTAAATAACCGATCGAGGGCGGATTCTGCTGGCAAGATAATCattgagttaaaaatattttctggtTCAGTTGTATTATTATAGAATATCCCTGGAATATATTCCTCATCCTAAAATTATGTTCTCATAGTTCAAGTCCTTGGCTATTTGTTCCCAAAGAATAGCCATGGAAGCTATtgatagttaatttttttttcagttaaacTAATAAAGGCTTAGCAGGTAAAAACTACAAGGATGTCAACCCTGAGGTTTTCAGTATGCAGTTCAATTGTTCCTTAATCAGGTGTAGAGTGAACATTGTTGCGCGAGCCATCAATCAAGCCAGATCGAAGAAAATTCTAAGAATCTATTCGTCtttcttttccaaaattgtTGCCTTCAACactggaaaaaagaaagtgatGGAAGAATTGTTATAGAAGAATAATAGCATAACAACTAAATTCCTGATGTAATGAACTGATGCCTTCGGAGTTATTTTAGAGcaaagaaagaacataatatgttaACAGAAGAAAGAGGAACTGGAATAGAACAACTTGTACATAGAAAACAATTATTGGAGCTAGTTGTCTTAGTTATATTCCCACATGAAGAGAATAAAAAGGCATCTCCACATAAGGATTCCCACCAGCTTGTTCTAAATATTTTAAGCCTCTCTATCCGTTGCTTTTATGGTAATTTTAGCGATCAAGTTTATGAGAATTACCATAACCAAATGAACAGAATCTGTCACATAACAAAATCAAGATCATTTATCCATCTGAAATTTGTCAGATGaccaattttgttctttttgatgAATAAAAGTTGGATACTTTGTCGATGTATCTGAAATCTGCTAGAGCCATGCTTATGTATCATATATAGGATGTCTTTGAGGATGTGATGTCAAGTAATATTGTGCTTCTAGTTAAGAGTTTGAGTTTTGTAAGCATCCTTATCATCATACAAATAATCTTACTGGTTCAGGTTTTATCCATCCTACTAGTTTTGGCTGGTGGACTGGATTGACAACCTAGAAATGCATCTGTTCCTGTCAGAGAAGTGTGAAGCTAGaaagttcaattttttcctCATATGCAGGAAAgagtaaattaatttataaataccagttaacaaaagaaaaaaacatcatttagcATAATGCAAAATGCACGTATATTTTTGAGTGCCAGATTTATCAAAGTATTACACTGTTGACGTAATACATTTTTTAGTGGCCTATTTATATATTAGTCACTGTTGCCACCACCATCACCGATCTACTACATCACAATCGCCACGACAAAATCTCCCACAGTGTGATATAATGAAAGAGCAGACGTGTTTGGCGACTGAAATTGCAAGACCATGCAATTTTAAGATTCTAATTCCCCTTCCATTATCGAAGTTAAGCATCTTTACCCTGagttttcatcttctcttctatCATTTCcgtattattcttttttctctgtATATCATATCATGACTAAGACATACTCTCTTCCCTAGTTGCACCTCGACTTAGCATCCTTAACTCTTTAAATTGCTCTCTCCTTCTCATAAAACAACTCGTATCTAGCAACATCAAGTACTAGTGTTCTTATGAGGTCATCATTCTCATCAGAACCCTACTTTGCTTCGAAATTTTCACCCAGTTTTAAGTCTTTTTCTTGGGAAAAACAGGACCTCGAGTTACAGTACAGGAAATACAAAGCAAACTAGGCCTCATGATTTAGAAGAGTTTGTGATTCTTGATTGGAGAATGAATGGCAAAAAGGGTAGGAGACCAACATTCCACCAGCAGCTACCAAATCCAAGCAGCTTGATCCCAGCAACTTTTAAGTATGAGACCTTTCTCCTCCTGTAAAGCTTGGTTATGGAGTGTGTGGGATTTTGCCAAAGAAGATAGCAACAGAGTAAAATTCGCATTCAAAGTTGGCCTAGCTGTTCTTCTAGTGTCTTTCCTTATACTATTCCGAGCACCTTTTCATATACTTGGCACCAATATCATCTGGTCCATCCTCACTGTTGCTATCATGTTCGAATACACAGTTGGTAAGTATATGCTTACAATTATCTGAATATGTGGCAGAGCCAGGggacctggaaaaaaaaaattcatggctctcattaaacaattttaaattttagggcCAAAACTAGTACAATTTAAGTTTTGGCACccctagaattttttttcctaatcttGCCCCCTACAAAAACTTCCTGGCTCCGCCCATATGCATGTTCATGTTTATCTTTGCATGCTCACATGTAAAAAGCCATTGTTTTTGTGCTATATCGAAACTGAGTAAAAACAGAAGTTGCAAAAATTTAACACAGAACTCCCTGATAGATGCGGATGTTGTTTTCTCAAGGTGCAACTTTTAATCGAGGATTCAACCGAGCTCTTGGAAGCATGCTTGCAGGAATATTGGCTATCGCAGTTGCTCAGTTAGCTCTTCAGTCTGGCCGGGTCTCCGAGCCTATCATAATTGGCATTAGCATCTTTTTGATTGGTATcgcttctaaattttttaaatattaggaaCTATAGAATGAGATTAAGTCGGTCTATGTCAGAAATTTTACGTGCAATATTATCTGCAGGGGCTATTGCATCATTCATGAAATTATGGCCATCACTTGTGCCATATGAGTATGGGTTCAGGGTGATACTCTTTACCTACTGCTTGATCATAGTCTCTGGGTATCGGATGGGGAATCCAATAAGGACTGCGATGGATCGACTGTACTCTATTGCCATTGGAGGGTTTGTAGCAGTCCTAGTGAATGTTCTTGTTTTTCCTATATGGGCTGGGGAGCAATTGCACAAGGAACTTGTCAATAGCTTTAACTCAGTAGCTGACTCTCTTGAAGGTGAGATAATCAGGCAGGTTTACTTTCAGCCTACGGGCCCGACACAATCAAGGATCtatactttatatttatatgtaagGAGGAACAAACAATAGATAGGAACTAATGTCAGTACTCATTTTCGAAATTTTAGAATGCGTGAAGAAATATTTAGAAGACGATGGGCTAGATCATCCAGAGTTTTCCAAGACTCTGATGGATGAATTTCCAGATGAGCCAAATTACAGGAGATGTAAAAGTACCCTGAATTCCTCAGCAAAACTTGAATCCTTGGTGCATACTTGCTAACATTTTTTCTGTCAATTTTAGCTTATTTTGATACGGAAATATCAACAATAACCATGGTTTCTGCTGGCTTCATTTGAAAGGCTATCTCGGCAAAATGGGAGCCACCGCATGGCAGGTTTCAACACTTCTTCTATCCATGGTCAGAGTACGTTAAAGTTGGAGCAGTTCTACGATATTGTGCTTATGAGGTCATGGCACTTCATGGTGTTTTACACTCTGAGATTCAGGTATTTTCCTTTCTCGCTTTTCTCTGTTTATGTCTATGCGTGTGCATCCAGTGGGCAACTTCATTGTTGCTTGTTAAGGTGTGCACACATATATTTTCAGATGGGATATTCACATTCCTCTTTAGCAACTGCGTACAAATATGCCTGCAACAAGGGAATCTTCCAAAGCTTACCTTCGTTAGATTTCTTTACGACACAAGAATACTTAATAGGACTATGAACCAAGTCACGAAGAAGAACAATAAGAAGTATTTGTTCTTTCGATTGGCTTCCATTAATGGCCGATGGCATAAGAATATGACTCGCTGAGAGATAACACacaaatgataaatttatattcGCTTATTCTTTGTTCTTTGTCTCATATCAATTGCCTTGTTCCCTCAATAACAATCATACAAAGATTCCTATGACTTGGTTCACAGTTGATCATGTTAACATAACAATATGGTCTAccatatgaaatatttattcatttacaattcaatttttatatgcataaaaaagggaagggggggggggggatcgTTAGTCCACTGGGGAAGCAGATCCATGGCATGGCCATGTTGCAAAGTAACTCAGATTTTCAGAATCAAAGCAATTGATTCATTGGGAAACTGCATAGGTATCTGAGGTATGGAAACTAACTTCAATCAGCTGGAGTTTAAGCCATTCTTAGCAAGTTGGTCAACCAACTAGAAATCATAGTCGCGGGACCTGTAGTTGATTTTCAGAGAGAGAAGTTAATATCAATTTGACAAGAGGAGTAATTAAGAATGAGAAGTTAGTTAGTAAGCAATAGAAATAAtattgaactctttttttttttacaaaatatccCGAACATGATTAGTTTCGATGTTGAATTTTTATCTGTAGGCACCTTATAACCTCCGGCTCACATTCCATTCAGAGATTCACGAAGCAGCAACACACGCTGCAAAACTAGTGAGGAGCTTGGGCAAAGACATTGGTGACATGAAGCGAAGCCTCAAAACTTCACTGCTAAAGAAACTTCATGGCTCAACGGAGCGACTGCAACGAGCCATAGACATGCACTCTTATCTCCTAACATCTAATTTTGATCCTCCTGACAACTCTTCCGAACCACTCACTAAGCTCTCTCATGCCTTTTCAACCACCCTCTACGATCCGTCAAATCTCTTAACTGAGTTTGACAGCAGCGGTACAGAAAAAAACTCGAATCAGACAAACCAAAATGCGCCTTCAGGTACTCCTCCACAACAGACAGAGTCCTACCATGAGATGATGAGGAAGCAGTCAAGAAGACTGCATTCGTGGCCATCAAGGGAAGTTGAggcttttgaagaagaagaagggggtCTTAGTATGGAATTTTTGCCAAGAATGAGAGCATTAGAGGGCACTGCAGCATTGTCACTTGCCAATTTTACTTCCTTACTCATTGAGTTTGTCGCTAGGCTTGATCACTTGGTTGAAGCGGTTGATGAGCTTTCAAAGATGGCCAAGTTCAAGCATGAGGGTGTATAGCTGGAACATATACAGAATTTGATACGTATCATTACAAtccaacaagaaaaggaaaattgcaaaattaaaagaggGAAAGAGAGGGAAAATATGGGCTTTAACAGGTGTTGTAATTAACTTGTAATCAcctgaaataaataacaacaacaataataatataaaaaaaagcctcGTATATAGTCaagtttttttcattgcttttttcaGTTTATAAGAATCTAAAGCACGAACAGCAGCATTACTTGTGGTTTTTCTTACAACAGAGAAAGGAAGAGGGTCGATGCCACTGCATTGATCTGAACCTTAACCAACACATCAGATAGCTTCGTTCTTCCTTCCTGTATATGCATTTTAAGAGCAAAGACCTACGGGGAAACATTCGTGTCCGTcgtatttgggttttttagggtgaaatttttgttttcaggtACTATCTTCCTTGATAATACCTCGCTTATTAAGAAAACCACCTCGCTTATTAACAAAACAagcggggaaaaaaaaaaaaaaaaacaagcggGGAAATAATCGTACAGAGAGTTTACTATGCATTGAGATAGTGAATTGACACTTTTACCTCTAAGTAAATCAGCCAGGAGACTAGTTATTAGTTaaggggaatttttttttttctcattttgaattttgattgagGTACCAATA
It encodes the following:
- the LOC7458209 gene encoding aluminum-activated malate transporter 9 isoform X2; this translates as MRMLFSQGATFNRGFNRALGSMLAGILAIAVAQLALQSGRVSEPIIIGISIFLIGAIASFMKLWPSLVPYEYGFRVILFTYCLIIVSGYRMGNPIRTAMDRLYSIAIGGFVAVLVNVLVFPIWAGEQLHKELVNSFNSVADSLEECVKKYLEDDGLDHPEFSKTLMDEFPDEPNYRRCKSTLNSSAKLESLAISAKWEPPHGRFQHFFYPWSEYVKVGAVLRYCAYEVMALHGVLHSEIQAPYNLRLTFHSEIHEAATHAAKLVRSLGKDIGDMKRSLKTSLLKKLHGSTERLQRAIDMHSYLLTSNFDPPDNSSEPLTKLSHAFSTTLYDPSNLLTEFDSSGTEKNSNQTNQNAPSGTPPQQTESYHEMMRKQSRRLHSWPSREVEAFEEEEGGLSMEFLPRMRALEGTAALSLANFTSLLIEFVARLDHLVEAVDELSKMAKFKHEGV
- the LOC7458209 gene encoding aluminum-activated malate transporter 9 isoform X1, with translation MRPFSSCKAWLWSVWDFAKEDSNRVKFAFKVGLAVLLVSFLILFRAPFHILGTNIIWSILTVAIMFEYTVGATFNRGFNRALGSMLAGILAIAVAQLALQSGRVSEPIIIGISIFLIGAIASFMKLWPSLVPYEYGFRVILFTYCLIIVSGYRMGNPIRTAMDRLYSIAIGGFVAVLVNVLVFPIWAGEQLHKELVNSFNSVADSLEECVKKYLEDDGLDHPEFSKTLMDEFPDEPNYRRCKSTLNSSAKLESLAISAKWEPPHGRFQHFFYPWSEYVKVGAVLRYCAYEVMALHGVLHSEIQAPYNLRLTFHSEIHEAATHAAKLVRSLGKDIGDMKRSLKTSLLKKLHGSTERLQRAIDMHSYLLTSNFDPPDNSSEPLTKLSHAFSTTLYDPSNLLTEFDSSGTEKNSNQTNQNAPSGTPPQQTESYHEMMRKQSRRLHSWPSREVEAFEEEEGGLSMEFLPRMRALEGTAALSLANFTSLLIEFVARLDHLVEAVDELSKMAKFKHEGV